A window of Chitinophagales bacterium contains these coding sequences:
- a CDS encoding NAD-dependent epimerase/dehydratase family protein: protein MKILVTGGAGFIGSSLADYLIRKTDAYVVIVDNYLTGRQHNLPQSDRCKFIKANANDFNDISSVFHGFGFDYVFHYAAVVGVKRTLENPVMVLDDLMGIRNILTLSKNTGVKRVFYASSSEVYGEPVHLPQHEHTTPLNSRLPYAVVKNAGEAFCRSYYQEYGLEYTLFRFFNTYGPKQSHDFVVSRFIDAALLGKPITIYGDGQQTRTFCYVEDNLEATTNCLLENKFINDVVNIGNDLEISVLDLAEVIIKLTNSKSKIIHLDPLPEGDMTRRQPDIEKMQCLLNRPFISLEEGLVKVIEVRKARLETLIEQ, encoded by the coding sequence ATGAAGATCCTCGTTACAGGCGGAGCAGGTTTTATTGGGAGTTCCCTCGCAGATTACCTGATTAGAAAGACCGATGCTTATGTTGTGATCGTGGACAACTACCTGACCGGAAGACAGCACAACCTTCCCCAATCGGATCGATGCAAGTTCATTAAGGCCAATGCCAATGACTTTAATGATATCTCCTCCGTTTTTCATGGATTCGGGTTTGATTATGTGTTTCATTATGCCGCTGTTGTGGGCGTTAAGAGGACATTGGAGAACCCGGTGATGGTACTGGACGACCTGATGGGGATCCGCAATATTCTCACCCTTTCCAAGAACACAGGCGTAAAAAGGGTATTCTATGCATCAAGCTCAGAGGTTTATGGGGAGCCCGTGCATTTGCCCCAGCATGAGCATACCACGCCACTTAATTCCCGCCTGCCTTATGCCGTGGTTAAAAATGCCGGAGAGGCTTTCTGCCGTTCTTATTACCAGGAGTATGGATTGGAATATACACTCTTCCGATTCTTTAATACCTATGGTCCCAAACAAAGCCATGATTTTGTAGTATCCCGTTTTATCGATGCGGCCTTGTTGGGCAAGCCGATCACTATTTATGGCGATGGTCAACAAACGAGGACTTTCTGTTATGTGGAAGACAACCTGGAAGCTACGACCAACTGTTTGCTCGAGAATAAATTCATCAATGATGTGGTGAATATTGGGAATGACCTGGAAATTTCGGTGTTGGATCTGGCAGAGGTCATCATCAAACTGACCAACTCAAAATCAAAGATCATTCACCTCGATCCATTACCCGAAGGCGACATGACCCGCAGGCAACCCGATATTGAAAAAATGCAATGCCTGCTCAATCGTCCTTTTATCAGCCTCGAAGAAGGCCTGGTGAAGGTGATCGAAGTTAGAAAGGCCCGTTTGGAAACACTTATTGAACAATAA
- the gmd gene encoding GDP-mannose 4,6-dehydratase, whose translation MAKIALITGVTGQDGAYLSELLLKKGYIVHGIKRRASLFNTDRIDHLYQDPHVSNRNFILHYGDLTDSTNLIRIIQEVQPDEIYNLGAMSHVKVSFDTPEYTANTDGIGTLRILEAVRLLNLTHKTRIYQASTSELYGKVQEVPQTEKTPFYPRSPYGVAKIYGYWITVNYREAYGMYACNGILFNHESPLRGETFVTRKITRSAAQLALGMTSKLYVGNLDASRDWGHAKDYVEAMWRMLQQDKPEDFVIATGITTKVRDFIRMTFAELGVELEFKGAGEKEVGIVKSISHPEFAFKPGQEIIAIDPAYYRPTEVDLLIGDATKARTQLGWTPKYSLQDMVKEMVASDLEFFRKHKLLMDSGFHVLPQFE comes from the coding sequence ATGGCAAAAATCGCATTGATCACCGGGGTGACCGGTCAGGATGGAGCCTATCTATCCGAGCTTCTCTTGAAGAAGGGATATATTGTCCATGGCATCAAGAGAAGAGCGTCGCTTTTTAATACCGACCGGATCGATCACCTGTATCAGGATCCACATGTTTCTAACCGAAATTTTATTCTTCATTACGGTGACCTCACCGATAGCACCAACCTGATCCGAATCATTCAGGAAGTCCAGCCCGACGAGATCTATAATCTTGGGGCCATGAGCCATGTAAAAGTGAGTTTTGATACCCCCGAATACACGGCAAATACCGATGGTATCGGTACCCTGCGGATATTAGAGGCTGTTCGTTTGTTGAACCTTACCCATAAGACAAGGATCTACCAGGCCTCCACTTCTGAACTCTACGGAAAGGTGCAGGAAGTACCACAAACCGAGAAAACGCCTTTTTATCCACGTTCCCCATATGGAGTAGCTAAGATCTATGGTTATTGGATCACGGTGAATTACCGCGAAGCATATGGTATGTACGCCTGTAATGGTATACTGTTCAATCATGAAAGCCCTTTGCGTGGAGAGACCTTTGTTACCCGCAAGATCACACGTAGCGCGGCTCAACTGGCTTTGGGGATGACCTCAAAATTGTATGTGGGTAATCTGGATGCCAGTCGCGACTGGGGCCATGCCAAAGACTATGTGGAAGCCATGTGGCGTATGCTGCAACAGGATAAGCCGGAAGATTTTGTGATCGCAACGGGGATAACGACCAAGGTCCGCGATTTTATCCGGATGACCTTTGCTGAATTAGGCGTTGAACTGGAATTCAAAGGAGCCGGAGAAAAAGAAGTAGGGATCGTGAAATCCATCTCTCATCCCGAATTTGCTTTCAAACCCGGACAGGAGATCATCGCGATCGACCCAGCCTATTACCGTCCAACCGAAGTGGACCTCCTGATCGGTGATGCCACAAAGGCACGCACCCAATTGGGATGGACACCCAAATACAGTCTGCAGGATATGGTAAAAGAAATGGTGGCCAGCGATCTCGAATTTTTCCGCAAACATAAATTGTTGATGGATTCGGGGTTTCATGTGCTGCCGCAATTTGAATGA
- a CDS encoding GDP-L-fucose synthase — MNNQSKIFIAGHRGMVGSAIHRRLQQEGFTHFVTRTSAELDLRNQEAVADFFAKEKPEYVFLAAAKVGGIVANNTYRAEFLYDNLMIQSNVIHEAYRNGVKKLMFLGSSCIYPKLAPQPLKEEYLLTGLLEPTNEPYAIAKIAGIKMCEAYRAQYGCNFISVMPTNLYGLNDNYDLKNSHVLPAMLRKFHEAKVEAKPFVELWGTGSPKREFLHADDMAAACVYLMKNYNEEGFVNIGTGVDLSIKELAEMIKEITGYSGEIKWDTSKPDGTPRKLMDVSRLHSLGWKASIELREGIAAVYKEKFLS, encoded by the coding sequence ATGAACAATCAATCCAAAATATTTATAGCCGGTCACCGCGGTATGGTCGGTTCGGCCATTCACCGGAGATTGCAGCAGGAAGGATTTACTCATTTTGTAACGCGTACCTCTGCTGAACTGGATCTGCGTAATCAGGAGGCCGTAGCTGATTTTTTTGCGAAAGAAAAACCCGAGTATGTTTTTCTGGCTGCCGCCAAAGTGGGCGGTATTGTAGCCAATAATACCTACCGGGCTGAATTTTTATATGATAACCTCATGATCCAGTCGAATGTGATTCATGAGGCGTACAGGAACGGAGTAAAGAAACTGATGTTTTTGGGTTCCTCCTGTATCTATCCCAAACTGGCGCCCCAACCTCTAAAGGAAGAATACCTCCTTACCGGATTACTGGAACCTACCAATGAGCCCTATGCCATTGCCAAGATAGCCGGGATCAAGATGTGCGAGGCCTACCGTGCTCAGTACGGATGCAATTTTATCTCGGTCATGCCAACGAATCTCTATGGGTTGAATGATAATTACGACCTTAAGAACTCACATGTACTTCCTGCCATGCTCCGGAAATTTCACGAAGCAAAAGTGGAAGCAAAGCCTTTTGTCGAGTTATGGGGTACCGGGTCACCCAAACGGGAGTTCCTTCATGCGGATGATATGGCTGCAGCCTGTGTGTACCTGATGAAAAATTATAATGAAGAGGGTTTTGTGAATATCGGAACAGGGGTCGACCTGAGCATTAAAGAACTGGCGGAAATGATAAAGGAGATCACTGGTTATTCAGGTGAAATAAAATGGGATACCAGTAAGCCCGATGGCACTCCGCGAAAACTGATGGATGTTTCGAGACTTCATTCCCTGGGATGGAAAGCCTCGATCGAATTGAGAGAAGGGATTGCAGCGGTTTATAAGGAAAAGTTTTTATCGTGA
- a CDS encoding ABC transporter permease: MSFEIHIEPGRSEKNYWKDLWRYRELFYILSWRDLKVRYKQTVMGVAWSVIRPLLTVAIFTIVFSVIGKFEAPFGINYSLVVFAGLLPWQFFASGLTEASNSLIGNERLISKVYFPRMIIPAASVITSLVDFLISFVLMLLLMAFYRTVPAWQIVFLPFFILVAFMASFGAGLWLTALNVKYRDFKHVVPFIVQLGFYASPVPYMTNLVPEKYRLLYHLNPMVGVIDGFRWCLFGDKMTPDWNGVLISIGVTIFLVALGIRTFRRMEKSFADLI, from the coding sequence ATGTCCTTCGAAATACACATAGAACCCGGCCGCTCTGAGAAAAACTATTGGAAAGATCTCTGGAGATACCGGGAATTATTCTATATCCTTAGCTGGCGCGACCTGAAAGTGCGCTACAAGCAAACCGTGATGGGGGTTGCCTGGAGTGTGATCCGCCCTTTGCTGACCGTAGCCATTTTTACGATCGTGTTTAGCGTGATCGGAAAATTTGAAGCCCCGTTTGGTATCAATTATTCCCTGGTGGTATTCGCCGGTTTGTTGCCCTGGCAATTCTTTGCTTCCGGTCTTACCGAAGCCAGTAATAGCCTGATTGGAAATGAACGATTGATCTCGAAAGTATATTTCCCCCGGATGATCATTCCGGCGGCATCGGTCATTACCAGTCTGGTGGATTTTCTGATCTCCTTTGTGCTGATGTTGTTGCTGATGGCATTTTATCGCACAGTACCCGCCTGGCAGATCGTCTTTCTTCCCTTTTTTATACTTGTTGCTTTCATGGCCAGTTTTGGAGCCGGACTTTGGCTCACGGCCCTGAATGTGAAATACCGCGATTTCAAACATGTCGTGCCATTCATCGTACAACTTGGTTTTTATGCTTCCCCGGTTCCTTATATGACCAACCTGGTACCGGAGAAATACCGGTTATTATATCATCTGAACCCCATGGTTGGGGTGATCGATGGATTTCGCTGGTGTTTATTTGGAGACAAGATGACCCCCGACTGGAACGGGGTGTTGATCTCCATCGGGGTAACGATATTCCTGGTCGCCTTAGGGATTCGTACCTTCCGTCGAATGGAAAAGAGTTTTGCCGACCTTATCTAA
- a CDS encoding ABC transporter ATP-binding protein produces the protein MSDTVIKVENLGKKYIIGHQGKGSYKTFREQVVDGVKGFFSKTGGLISGKQMVDGDEVEEFWALQGLNFEIGQGERVGIIGRNGAGKSTLLKVLSRITEPSTGKISIKGRVASLLEVGTGFHPELTGRENIYLNGAIMGMSRAEIKRKFDEIVDFSGVEKFLDTPVKRYSSGMYVRLAFSVAAHLEPEILVVDEVLAVGDAEFQKKCLGKMKDVSSNEGRTVLFVSHNLMALSSLCSKGIYLKNGQLQLQGGIEEVLSTYTKEGAHSSQNEWRGEAGDEHVKVHSARAFTNEEEFGFFTHKDIIVEIEGELLKPVYGLILGFTLWSQFDYQLAYTLFDDADPDPEIRTQTPGPFKKRFVIPANTLASGSYRVQFDIGIHNQKRIINNECDLEFSVENIAGIGRKYLTEMKGSKSLFRPGWSAEKFNP, from the coding sequence ATGTCCGACACAGTAATCAAAGTAGAGAACCTCGGTAAAAAATACATCATTGGCCACCAGGGAAAGGGTAGTTACAAGACCTTTCGCGAACAGGTGGTGGATGGCGTAAAAGGGTTCTTTAGTAAGACCGGAGGTTTGATCTCTGGCAAACAAATGGTGGATGGGGATGAGGTGGAAGAGTTCTGGGCCTTGCAGGGATTGAATTTTGAGATAGGCCAGGGTGAACGAGTGGGCATCATTGGCCGCAATGGTGCAGGGAAAAGTACCCTGTTGAAAGTGTTGAGCCGTATCACCGAGCCCAGTACCGGAAAGATCTCTATCAAAGGAAGGGTAGCCAGTTTGCTCGAGGTAGGCACAGGGTTTCACCCGGAGCTGACAGGCCGGGAGAATATCTATCTCAATGGAGCCATCATGGGTATGAGCCGGGCCGAGATCAAACGCAAATTTGACGAGATCGTTGATTTTTCCGGTGTAGAAAAATTCCTCGATACACCGGTGAAGCGATATAGTTCCGGGATGTATGTACGGCTTGCGTTTTCGGTGGCCGCCCACCTGGAGCCTGAAATATTAGTGGTGGATGAAGTACTGGCTGTGGGTGATGCCGAGTTTCAGAAAAAATGTCTTGGGAAAATGAAGGACGTTAGCTCCAATGAAGGACGCACCGTTCTTTTTGTCAGTCATAACCTCATGGCCTTGTCGAGTCTATGTTCCAAAGGGATCTACCTGAAGAACGGACAATTACAATTGCAGGGGGGAATTGAAGAGGTATTGTCCACCTATACCAAAGAAGGCGCCCATAGCAGCCAGAACGAATGGAGAGGTGAAGCCGGGGATGAGCACGTAAAGGTTCACAGCGCCCGGGCCTTTACCAATGAAGAAGAGTTTGGGTTCTTTACCCATAAAGATATTATCGTCGAGATCGAAGGGGAATTACTAAAACCGGTGTACGGTTTGATTTTGGGATTTACCCTTTGGTCACAATTCGATTATCAGTTAGCTTATACTTTATTTGATGATGCTGATCCCGATCCAGAGATCAGGACACAGACACCGGGCCCTTTCAAAAAACGGTTTGTGATACCGGCCAATACACTCGCATCGGGTAGCTATCGGGTGCAGTTTGATATTGGTATCCATAATCAGAAGCGGATCATCAACAATGAATGTGACCTGGAATTTTCGGTGGAGAATATTGCCGGCATCGGCCGTAAATACCTCACCGAGATGAAAGGCTCTAAAAGCCTTTTTCGTCCAGGCTGGTCGGCTGAAAAATTTAATCCATGA
- a CDS encoding HAD family phosphatase — MSKKIKAVIFDMDGVLIDARDWHYEALNKALGLFGMAISRFDHLVTYDGLPTREKLKMLTMEKGFPEGLHGFINDLKQQYTIEEVIMKCRPVFHHQYALSRLKSEGYKLVVCSNSIKDTITHMLTKAGIIDYFDFYLSNQDVKKGKPDPEMYTTAITRLGLKPDECLVVEDNENGIRAAVASGAHLLKVTGVNDVHYQSVTHRINELNN, encoded by the coding sequence ATGAGTAAAAAAATAAAGGCCGTCATTTTTGACATGGATGGCGTCCTGATCGACGCACGCGACTGGCACTATGAAGCCCTCAACAAGGCCCTGGGTCTTTTTGGTATGGCCATCAGCCGGTTTGACCATCTGGTCACCTACGACGGTTTGCCTACGCGCGAGAAACTCAAGATGCTGACCATGGAAAAAGGGTTTCCCGAAGGATTGCACGGATTTATCAATGACCTGAAACAACAGTACACCATTGAAGAGGTGATCATGAAATGCCGCCCGGTATTTCATCACCAATATGCTTTATCCCGGCTCAAAAGTGAAGGATATAAACTCGTGGTTTGCTCCAACTCCATCAAGGATACCATCACCCATATGTTGACCAAGGCGGGTATCATAGACTATTTTGATTTCTATTTATCCAACCAGGATGTAAAGAAAGGGAAACCCGATCCGGAGATGTACACAACGGCGATCACGCGGTTGGGACTTAAACCGGACGAATGCCTGGTGGTGGAAGACAACGAGAATGGTATTCGGGCAGCGGTCGCTTCGGGCGCGCACCTGTTAAAGGTAACCGGGGTGAATGATGTTCATTACCAATCGGTGACCCATCGCATCAACGAACTTAATAATTAA
- a CDS encoding glycosyltransferase family 2 protein — translation MLQILIPIAGGNAFFSDHAEYQFPKPLVEIDGKPMIQWVYENLSEIGNKEKKFVFILREEDCTRFHLDQTVNILTDGQASVIRLKEETKGAVCSCLMAIDFLDPEQPLLIANGDQIIEKDLDAAIKYFQKNDLDGGLVTFESVHPKWSYARMEGELVVETAEKRPISKKAIAGIYYFKKAGDFVKGGFEVIKKNTNTNGIFFVSSTINELILNNQKVGAYSIANDHYHSFYSPQKIKEFEHSLSK, via the coding sequence ATGCTACAGATACTCATTCCTATTGCCGGTGGAAATGCTTTTTTCTCAGACCATGCGGAATACCAGTTTCCCAAACCCCTGGTGGAGATCGATGGGAAACCAATGATCCAATGGGTTTATGAAAACCTGTCGGAGATCGGTAACAAGGAAAAGAAATTCGTCTTTATTTTACGCGAAGAGGATTGTACACGTTTTCATCTTGATCAAACAGTGAATATTCTCACCGATGGTCAGGCTTCGGTGATCCGGCTGAAAGAAGAGACCAAGGGGGCTGTATGCAGTTGCCTGATGGCGATCGATTTCCTCGATCCCGAACAACCTTTGCTTATTGCCAATGGAGACCAGATCATTGAAAAGGACCTGGATGCCGCGATAAAATATTTTCAAAAGAATGATTTGGATGGCGGATTAGTGACCTTTGAATCTGTTCACCCCAAATGGTCATATGCCCGGATGGAAGGGGAATTGGTGGTTGAGACTGCCGAGAAACGCCCGATCAGTAAGAAAGCCATAGCGGGTATTTATTATTTTAAAAAAGCGGGAGATTTCGTCAAAGGCGGATTTGAGGTGATCAAAAAGAACACGAATACCAATGGTATCTTCTTCGTATCCTCTACCATCAATGAACTTATTTTAAATAATCAAAAGGTGGGGGCTTATTCCATTGCCAATGATCACTATCATTCTTTCTATTCCCCACAGAAGATCAAGGAATTTGAACATAGCCTGTCAAAATAG
- a CDS encoding glycosyltransferase family 2 protein, with protein MNIIIPMAGEGSRFRKAGFEKPKPFIDVAGKPMIKWVIENLLVPGASFTLIARQEHLEAEKELVASLEQEFPLRFISVNQLTEGTACTVLFARQFINNDTPLLIANSDQWVEFSLADMLADAQARKLEGSILTFTDHERNPKWSFAKADEQGYVTEVKEKVVISDKATVGIYYFAKGSDFVNAALDMIVHNDRVNNEFYTCPVYNWMIREDKKIGIFDVEFEDMHGLGTPEDLNLFLSFLGNKKK; from the coding sequence GTGAATATCATCATTCCCATGGCCGGCGAAGGCTCGCGGTTTCGCAAAGCCGGTTTTGAAAAGCCCAAACCCTTTATTGATGTAGCCGGCAAACCCATGATCAAATGGGTGATTGAGAACCTGCTGGTGCCTGGTGCAAGTTTTACCCTGATCGCCCGTCAGGAGCATCTTGAAGCCGAGAAAGAATTGGTGGCTTCGCTGGAGCAGGAATTCCCCCTTCGTTTTATTTCGGTGAACCAACTGACAGAAGGCACGGCCTGTACTGTGCTGTTTGCCCGTCAGTTTATTAATAATGATACGCCGCTCCTGATTGCGAATTCGGATCAGTGGGTGGAGTTCTCTCTGGCCGATATGCTGGCCGATGCCCAGGCGAGAAAGCTCGAAGGCTCGATACTCACCTTTACCGACCATGAGCGAAACCCCAAATGGTCATTTGCCAAAGCGGATGAACAGGGGTATGTAACAGAAGTAAAGGAGAAAGTGGTTATCTCTGATAAGGCCACAGTGGGGATCTATTATTTTGCCAAAGGCTCTGATTTTGTGAACGCGGCGCTGGATATGATCGTGCACAATGACCGGGTCAATAATGAATTTTATACCTGTCCGGTTTATAACTGGATGATCCGGGAGGATAAGAAGATCGGGATCTTTGATGTCGAATTTGAAGATATGCATGGGCTTGGTACACCCGAGGATCTTAATCTCTTCTTGTCTTTTCTTGGGAATAAGAAGAAATAA
- a CDS encoding FkbM family methyltransferase, with protein MYQEKLIYDVGMHNGDDTAYYLSRGYRVVAIEADPVQAEAGAKRFASETASGQLTILNIGVAKEEGQFDFYINEEKPEWNSFDLSITSRDGLPWHAIQIQARLFANVLREQGVPYYLKVDIEGHDYLCIEGLDSQNLPRFISVEANDLTLLDGLAQKGFTKFKLIFQYNLAHLDLPPNNYFNRWLWGYRLRQWDNFPIKVFRKLGGRHFIHWLDKKAVPPYSQSFKQGTSGNFGEELGGKWNDYEKAKQIYGFYHDLFHSLPNKKDYGFWVDIHASW; from the coding sequence ATGTACCAGGAGAAATTGATCTATGATGTGGGCATGCACAATGGGGATGACACCGCCTATTACCTGTCGCGCGGCTATCGGGTGGTAGCCATTGAAGCTGATCCGGTACAGGCAGAGGCCGGAGCCAAACGATTTGCCTCCGAAACCGCCTCGGGTCAACTGACCATCCTGAATATTGGTGTAGCCAAAGAGGAAGGGCAATTCGATTTTTATATCAATGAAGAAAAGCCTGAATGGAATTCCTTTGATCTTTCCATCACCAGTCGTGATGGATTGCCCTGGCATGCCATTCAGATTCAGGCGCGGCTTTTTGCCAATGTACTACGCGAGCAAGGGGTGCCTTACTATCTCAAAGTAGATATTGAAGGCCATGATTACCTCTGTATTGAAGGACTTGATTCGCAAAATCTGCCACGCTTTATTTCTGTAGAAGCCAATGACCTGACCTTGCTGGATGGGCTGGCGCAAAAAGGGTTTACCAAATTCAAGCTCATTTTCCAATACAACCTGGCCCATTTGGACCTTCCTCCCAACAATTATTTTAATCGCTGGCTTTGGGGTTATCGGTTGAGGCAATGGGATAATTTTCCCATCAAGGTATTTCGCAAATTGGGTGGCCGCCATTTTATTCATTGGCTGGATAAGAAAGCCGTTCCTCCCTATAGCCAATCCTTCAAGCAAGGCACTTCGGGTAATTTTGGAGAGGAATTAGGCGGAAAATGGAATGATTATGAAAAGGCCAAGCAGATCTATGGCTTTTATCATGACCTGTTTCACAGCCTTCCCAATAAAAAAGATTATGGGTTTTGGGTGGATATCCATGCATCCTGGTAA
- a CDS encoding glycosyltransferase gives MSFNGISIIICCYNAASRIQPTLQALQRQVDPGFPWEVIVVDNASTDDSGSVAKRIWEQEPVTAFTVVKEENPGLIHARHKGLAEARFEIVSFIDDDNWVEEKWVMKIGEVFSMDTQIAATGGQSLPAFEKAAPEWFPRYQQHYAVGRQMDRSGFIEKEKGFLWGAGLSFRKSIWERLKKTGYQNLTIGRQGKNMMAGEDSELCYAFRLMGYRLYYRDDLVLTHYMPDNRMQFSYLLKMIFGFGLAHARLNCYRELLDPSFSLHAWWYEWMAAQKKRCTLELKLLGASGENRERLAINKAYFSGYARQLFLDRGRLKQFTQQLRKIFNSIEKQA, from the coding sequence ATGTCATTCAACGGGATATCCATTATCATTTGCTGTTACAACGCCGCTTCGCGGATACAACCCACTTTGCAAGCCTTGCAAAGACAGGTTGACCCCGGGTTTCCCTGGGAGGTGATCGTAGTAGATAATGCCTCAACCGATGATTCCGGTAGTGTGGCAAAACGAATATGGGAACAGGAACCGGTGACGGCCTTTACCGTGGTAAAGGAGGAAAATCCGGGATTGATACATGCCCGACATAAAGGGTTGGCTGAAGCCCGATTTGAGATCGTTTCATTTATTGATGATGATAACTGGGTAGAGGAGAAGTGGGTAATGAAGATCGGCGAAGTGTTTTCAATGGACACACAGATCGCTGCTACAGGTGGACAATCTTTACCCGCCTTTGAAAAAGCGGCCCCGGAATGGTTTCCTCGTTACCAGCAACACTATGCGGTAGGTAGGCAAATGGACCGCAGTGGCTTTATTGAGAAAGAGAAAGGCTTTCTGTGGGGTGCAGGCTTGAGTTTTCGGAAATCCATCTGGGAACGGTTAAAAAAGACCGGCTATCAGAACCTGACCATCGGCCGACAAGGAAAGAACATGATGGCAGGTGAAGATTCAGAACTTTGTTATGCCTTTCGATTAATGGGGTACAGGCTTTATTATCGGGATGATCTGGTGTTAACGCATTACATGCCCGATAACCGGATGCAATTTTCCTATTTATTAAAAATGATCTTTGGGTTTGGGCTGGCCCATGCACGTTTGAATTGTTATCGCGAATTATTGGACCCTAGTTTTAGCCTTCATGCCTGGTGGTATGAATGGATGGCAGCCCAGAAAAAGCGATGCACCCTGGAATTGAAATTGTTGGGCGCTTCAGGCGAGAACAGAGAAAGGCTGGCGATCAACAAGGCCTATTTTTCGGGATATGCCCGGCAGTTATTTCTTGACCGTGGCCGGCTTAAACAATTCACCCAGCAACTGAGGAAAATATTTAATTCTATTGAAAAGCAGGCTTGA
- a CDS encoding acyltransferase, producing MKSRLENIQHLRGIAAMLVVFVHFPTELQRFCGAIGVDIFFFISGFIIYTSIEKSGYHNRPLEFLKKRLLRVIPLYFAVMALYLLMHFLLDAVRESSISPTFSTMDVVKSFLFIPNAHDNIYQDPIVFLGWSLNFEMLFYLITVICIALFSKKYFFPLLLVLFSLAMTGVLTGGFENVIIDQLTSPFLFYFCIGLLIGRFQQQISDRIAPFSEVLFFSSLYLIFVVMLGKDYGYEHVGITRERVVYDGVSYPRFLIWGIPSLLLFLSYFSFSQKYRISSRFLNELGNRSYSIYLLQIFFIQFLYEAGFLFNSVGKTILSFVLMGILVWFSGLSFKYFEKRFHS from the coding sequence TTGAAAAGCAGGCTTGAGAATATCCAACACCTGAGAGGAATCGCCGCCATGTTGGTGGTATTTGTCCATTTCCCCACCGAGCTCCAACGATTTTGCGGTGCCATAGGCGTGGATATATTTTTCTTTATCAGCGGGTTTATCATTTATACCAGCATTGAAAAATCGGGTTACCATAACCGGCCATTGGAGTTTTTAAAGAAAAGGCTTCTTCGCGTTATACCCCTGTATTTTGCGGTGATGGCCCTTTACCTGCTGATGCACTTTTTGCTGGATGCCGTTCGGGAATCCTCTATTTCCCCAACCTTCTCCACAATGGATGTGGTTAAAAGCTTTCTCTTCATCCCCAATGCACATGATAATATTTACCAGGATCCCATTGTATTTCTGGGATGGAGCCTGAATTTTGAAATGCTATTTTACCTGATCACAGTCATCTGCATTGCTTTATTCTCCAAAAAATATTTTTTCCCGCTGCTTTTGGTTTTATTTTCCCTGGCCATGACAGGTGTATTAACCGGGGGATTTGAAAATGTGATCATTGACCAACTCACTTCACCCTTCCTGTTTTATTTTTGTATTGGTTTATTGATTGGCCGTTTTCAGCAACAGATTTCCGATCGGATTGCGCCTTTTTCAGAGGTATTGTTCTTCTCTTCACTCTATCTCATTTTTGTGGTAATGCTGGGAAAGGATTATGGATATGAGCATGTGGGTATTACACGGGAAAGGGTGGTTTATGATGGTGTTTCCTACCCGCGGTTTTTGATCTGGGGTATCCCTTCCCTGTTGCTTTTTCTGTCTTACTTCTCCTTTAGTCAAAAGTACCGGATCAGCAGCCGCTTCCTCAACGAGTTGGGCAACCGGAGTTATTCTATTTACCTTTTACAGATATTTTTTATTCAATTCCTGTACGAAGCCGGGTTTCTCTTTAATTCAGTCGGGAAAACCATTCTTTCCTTTGTGCTGATGGGCATTTTGGTATGGTTTTCGGGGTTAAGCTTCAAGTACTTTGAAAAAAGGTTTCACAGTTAA